In Anopheles bellator chromosome 2, idAnoBellAS_SP24_06.2, whole genome shotgun sequence, the genomic stretch GCGACGAGTGGGGATCGAACCGACGCGCTCACCACCGAATGAGGCGCCGTGTACGGGCGGGCGAAGTGGTAACACTAGAGGAGTGATGCGGAGCTGTACCCCAGTACGACGGCGACATTATGGTACGGCGTGCGTTATGGCTTGGACAGGAGCGGAACACTGCTAGGGTCCGTGGAATCCGACGACTTTCggtttccagcagcagcagtgcccgTCGAACTTCCGCCGGTAGTTGGGGATGTCGCTGCAAAAGGAAAGGAACAGTCAAGGGAGAaaccgagaaagagaaacaatgaCATTAGACGGCGGAGATCGTGTTAGCACGACGGAAGCGGCCTCGGTCCCCCGATAACCCGAGCCCACACACTGTGCGAGCGGGCCGGGTCTCGGAAGTGGGCACTTTAACTGAGTGTATGTGACAAAATGCATTTGCCAGCCTCTACCTATATTATTCTCGTTGACAGCAGCGGCACTGGAAAGATTGGCGTGCACTAATACTGTATGGTTGTTGGTAGGCACATTGAAATTCGTTTTGTTAGTATGATCCTTGAGATGGGAAGAGATGAGAAcgtagaaaagaaaaggaaacggtTATTTTGGGCACACAACAGAGAACGTTATCACAAGGTGGTTCAGTTTCGGCACCCGACTGTGATACGATGGACAATCCCCTGTCGATGGAAACACATGTTCGGAACATACAGAAACACTTAAACATGTGTGAAGGATAATCGGTCGATGGCGACCACTTACATTTAAGGCCATCGTCGGTGAGGCTGCCTTGCTGGACGCTTTGCTGGCCTTCGTGCCGGAATGCACGGTCAGGTTCGTCGTGTCGGCCGTTATACTGTGATCATCTTCATCTAGCGAGTGAAGCAGCTGTTCAATGGAAGTAGAACATGATTATTTGtgtgaaagcgaaacaaagctTGCGAGTCGCATTGACTACCTTCTCAACCTCCGCATCCAGTGGATCCATCTGATCGCTGCCCATACGCTGCGAGCGTTCCATGAGCGTCGCACGCTTCGCCGCCAGGTACAGATTGCGGCTAATCTGCAAATGCAGCACCTCCGTCACCGCCTTCACCGTGTAGTCCGGGATGAACGTGTGGCGCAGACTCGCATCGCGGTTCAGCGACTGCAGCGAGCCCATGATTTGCTGCGGCGTATCACCGGCAAAGTCTGTTGGCAAATAGTAAACATTCCAGCCTAATGAATCCACCAACGTCGACGGCAAAAACTGCCAGCGGCCACGTACCGTAGCCAACGTTTTGCGTGAGCGCTTGCACACCGAAGTACGTGAATGGGCCACTCTCGAAGATGAGATTCTCCTTGCCGACGGTCACCTCCACGCGCCCCTCCAGTATCAGCACAAAGTAATCGAGCTGCGTCCCGCgggtgatgatgctggtgcGAGCATCGTTCTTTTCCTTGCCCTTGAACTTGATGTGATGCACAATGTCCTGGTTGAGCAAGCGACGCAGGATCGTGTCCGACACGTAGTCGCTCTTGAACGCATCGACAGCTGAAAATTCGACACACCACTCGTCAGAATGGGCTTTAGCATGGAAGAGACCTCACCCGGCCAACACTCACTAGTCGTAAGGTACTGGAACGTGGCCAGTGTGAGCTGCGGCGAAATGCGCAAACGCTGCGCGTTCGTGTCACGGCTCTGCGCGAAGACGGTGAAGTCTTGGCGCTTGATCCGGTCGCGGCGCACCTTGCGCGTGTTGTCGGTGAACACGTCCGTTTCGTCGATGATCTCCGCCTGTATCAACTCCTCGATCACGTCCTCTAGCGTAACGAGCCCGATCGTTTCGTAGAACGGATCGCCTTCGCCCTCGCTGTTGACACGGTGCACGAACGCCATGTGGCCTTTGTGGCCCTCCTTGAACTCCTTAAACATTACGTCGAGTGTTAGATCGTAGAACACGAAATGGCACGGGTTGCGATAGAACTCGCACAGCGTTTTCAGTGGATAGTTTTCGTCCGGGTCGACGAACGCGAGGTCCTTGATGTACATCAGTGCGATAATGTTCTGACGATCCCCTTCGTACACTGGAATGCGAGAGAATCCTGCCGGCATCCAACCGTGGGAAGAACGGCACACTCAATAAACTATCATGTAGGGCAAAAAATGGGACTCTCGGTTGTTACCCGATTTCATGATTTCGGTGATGGTTTCGAAATCCAACACCGCATCCAGCGACAGCATGAACGCGTCTTCGAGGCGTGTCATCACCTCGCTGACGGTTTTCTTGCGCAGCTCCAGCACGCCCGAAATGACGTTCACTTCATCCTTATCCAAATCATTCATATCGTTGGTAACCTACGGACACCCAAACGAAAGCCGAAAACCGTTGCGAAAAGacgacgaaaagaaaactccgGCCCTGGTATGACTCACCTTTACCAACTCTTTCAGGCGCTCTCGGTTGTAAAAGTTGCCAATCTCCTCGCCCAGGAGATAGTCCAGGATCTTCGAGGTGGGATACGAGAGAGGGAACGTTATCAGCATCACGCACTTGGTGACGAAGATCGTTTTGGCACCGACGGCCAGACCGTGACGAGAGCAGATGGCCTGCGGAGATCAAAGGTGTTGTATTTCACAACGAACAATTCGAGGCTTAGGGACCGCCGCACGAACCGACCTGCGGAGTGATTTCACCGAAGATGACGATTGCTATCGTGGAGCAGATGACGGCCACCAGCCCCGACGTGAGACTGTCGAGCAGAATGGTGAAGGTCGAGTTGACCAGCACGTTACCGAGCAGAATGCTGCACAGCAAGTAGTTACCGTGATCGCGGACCGGTTGAATCGCTTTGGCGTACAGTTTCTCCTGCTCCGTACCCGTGTTGCACAGGATCTGGTGAAGGTGGACAATTGTCGATCACTGGCTGTTTGTTGGAAGCCACTGGACGAGAACCATACCTTAAGATCCGTGCGATCCAACGACATGAGACCTAGATTGAGCCCAGAGAAGAGGGCGGAAAATACGAGGCACACCCCAATGATGATCAACGCTAGCCAAACAGGCAGAAAGGGCGTGAAACTCGTCATTCGCATCCACGGTTCCGAACCCTGATGGATGAACGGTTGCACGGTATCGAGCACCTACGGAAAGTAGCATAAACCGTTACATGATAATACATCAGAATGAGATTTGGCagaaaaatgaataatgaataaaaaattaaattaaattaattttcggtttAACCAAACGACGACATCCGCCATACACTGTACGAGCACGCTCCATCGCGAAATGTCGCCGACGTCATCACTCACGCTAGTTTCAACCGCATGGTCCGCGGTTTACAATATTAGATTCTTGCATTATATAATCACCGCCGTTCAACGGAGTGCAAACATATTTAAGCGCTGGCGCGGCGTAACACGTGGCCCGGAGGCCATTAGAACCGAGTGCGATGGACCCAATAGCGTGCACACGACGGCACAAACCGGCTCGATGTCCTTTCGTACCTGTTGCGTCGTGGTCGTCGCGGTCGTCGCGGTTGACACTGGGTCAGTGGCCTCGTACTTGGCGCACAGGTAAAAGTACTTGTGCTTCGTAACGTCCGGCAGCTCCACTGGCACCAGCCCGCTCGTTCCGCTGGCATCGGCCTCCATAACCTACGGGGACGGTGGGCATAACAAAAGGATGTGTGAGTATTTAGATGCATAATCCATCTgtaccatcgccgccgtcgtcgtcgtcgtcgccgtggcgtAGGTGATGCTATGATTCTCACTCGAAACTTCTCCGTCACCGGCACCTGGCATGGTCCaccgtggcgctgctgctcgtgcGTAAAGATGATCACCGTGCCGCGGGTGATTCCCGTGCCAAACAGGCGCAACATCACCGGGGAATTACTGTGCACCGACGGAACACCGCCGTCCTCCGTCTCGAGGTGCTTATCCGAATGCTCTACGCGGTAGCCGTCGATACGCGGCTCGCTAAACTGTTCCGTGTCCGCCGGTTGCCGCTTAATGGCGTTTTTGCTGCCCCCAGCATGGTGATCGATGTTTCGTTTGGGACGCGAGTCGCTGCAATTAATATTTTGGTTAATCATCGGacaattttgaattttattaacTGCTGTGCGATTCTTCTGAAACGGAATGCTTTATATTCGATCAGCGTGTTCTATCGtctaaaaaatgaaaaaagcgTCCACGTCCTAAAACAACCACGGTGTCAACCACGCCCGGAATGAATAATCGATTACACCTCGGAGCCGGCgaatcggccggccggccgaaatgaaaaacagCTCAACCTTCCAAGGTCCCGTCGTCGTTAGTAATTAAATACATATTGGTAAGGTTGCGTGCGGTGAGGAGGGACACCGTACCATAGGAAACTCGCGCCCCACGACAAGATGAAAACAACTTGAATCCTGGCAAGatgatcaccatcatcgcggGAGTGTTGTCGCGGACAGACCTGAAATGCATCCTGCACAAGATAACGTTGCTCGGCGAGGTTCGGGTCACCGTGGCATTCCGCGTTTTGAAGAGTGGGCTCAGATTTACCCACACATTCTACTGAAAACCCGTTGACCATTCTATGCGCTGAACTTTTCTTTCTGTACAAAGGCTCCAAATACAAAATGTTTGacgaaaaaagcacaaaaagcGAATaaagaggaaaacattaaGGCAATGTTATCATGAACTCTCCATTGAGACAACAGTAGAACAGACAATATATGAAATCATTGACACCTGCTGTATTTTCAAGGGTTGCACAATAACGAAACCACATTTGTTGATCAAAATAAATTAGATGACTAATTCTAGTCACACGAGACTGGATTCGTTAAACGACTTCTTATCGGCGGAGAAACACGGACTTAGCGAACGGAATGAGGATCCCGAACTCGCACATATCGATAAGGAGGCACTCATAAAGTTCGGCAAACAGTCGGTGATAAGTCGGTTTTCAGGTTTTTAGACTGACATAAAGATAAAATGGTCCATTATCTCTCTCCAGCCCCGTTTATCCCCAACACCAAGCGCGTCATCAGCATAGAGAGGAGTGTTATGAAGCCGGCAGCAACCCGCCCACCGGTAGCATTTTACCGACCGGGATACGACCAGGACAAATCAAGTCAAAGGTAAACTTGTTTAATCAAGAAACACTCCTAAGCCACCGCACCACACCGGGGAATGATGACTCAAAGGAGCAAGGATTACTGATGCCGAACGTGTTGGTTCGCAAGTCGGTGCTGTTACCGAACACTGCAGCAACAAATCGGTCGATCGCGTGATTTGGACGCGATTTCAACATGCGCCCAACATGGTGGTACAAGGACAAACTCTGGATGCGTTTGTGGCACACAGCCATGCCACGTGGGGGTCGATGTCTTCATAAGTGTGGCAAGGTGTAAGTGGTATCCGACCTCTTGACACCAACAAATCACCTTCATCGTCGGCGGAGAGACCGGCTGAGTTTCTGCATCAGCTGATAACGAACAGATTCCGATAATACTGCGGACAGTGGGTGTCTTCTGGATGTGCCATTATAAACACGTTAAGATGTGGCCGGCTGCACCAGGGAATCACCGGAGTAATTGACGGGTTCGAATAAACCGAGTGCCCAGATATCGGTTGACCCATCAATCATTTACGCGGACAGATTCACAAAGAAGGAGTCCGGTAATTAGTAACGGTGTTAAACGATCATGACCCGTCTTCATtactataaaaaaaaatatttatcaagAGTGCAAGAAAGCAGGGAAATATGATTGATAGTAAACGGAAATGACAATCAGCTAAATGTCGGTCACGCTTCTACTGCTAAGGGAGTCCAAACAATTTTTGGTAATAAACAAAGCAAGAGTTGTAAAATAGGGCGTTTTCATCACGAAGCCGAACACCGTAAACATTGATCGCTGTAGCATTTGCATCAACGCAACGGTCAATGATGACTGTTTACGGGAAGCGAAAATCGTACGAAAAAGAATgcacacaaaagaaaactaaGACCAAAGAAGCAGCAATGGTGCGAACTcttcacacatttttcatttcatgtttttatttaatggaATGTCACACGAAATGGACCGGGAATCGGGCAAACGTGGACCACCAAGTGTGCGCATTCCGCGGGCGAAGAATATGCTGACAAATTGCATAGCTGCGGTGCTAGGTGAGCTTAAGGTTAACTCGAGTGATCGCAGATCGCGCGTAGCGACAAACGGCGCATCAGCGCCACCTTCGCGCTCTGTGTAGCATTGGTTCTACGAATTGGAAGGAAATCAAAGAGCCCTTTGTGAAAAATGAGACTGTAAATGGTCGGAAAAATAAGCGGAAAAGAATAGGAGTTTAGGTTTCGTGAACTAATTATTTTCGTTGTCAACAAGAATGAAAACGTCTAATAGGAACCGCCGCTTGAAGCACACTCACGGGAAGTCGTAAAACGTTAACCTGGTGGTAGTTTTAATCATTGTTTACCACTTTGTGTGTGGTTCACCGCTTTCGAAAATGTTATTCAATGGATCGATACATTTTAGTGACCGCTACCGTTTACTAGTAATCCCGCGGGTCGCTCGTATCGTTAGTGTATCGTGATGCGACGGCGTTCTAAATCGCAGACCCCGCACTCACGTTTCCGCCACGCCGCGCCATGTGGCCGTCCGTCGGTCCAACATAATCGAAGGCCACGGACGCTCGCGTCGTAAGTATGTTCGCTTTCGGCATCATAACGCTTTTTACTGTTCTTTCGCTATCTCTTTCTGGCAAGTGGCAGCCCTGCCGAGTGCACCCGAACGCGGAGAACGCTGACCCACTGTGCAGAGTAGAGTTGCCCCCCCCCTCGTCGCCTACCGACCTCCGCGGTCAGTTGGAGCCCTTCTTCTCAATAGAAATCATTTAAATGGTGGCGGGTTCGTTAATGAAAGTGAGTTTCTTGGCACGGCCGAGCAACGCAAGCCGCTGGTTGAATCGAAAAGAATCAAGACACTGCGGCGGCACCGTCTTACTGCATACTGGTGTCTTTGGGGTATTTcgctgggttttttttgttcctcttCCGTTAATTCCGTTAACGGTTCTCAGTCAAACTGGTGGAAGAGAAACAAAGAGATGGAATTAATACTTACCGATATTCAAACACAATCGCAATCCTTTCTCCCCAGCCCGAGATGCAATCCAGCGTTCCGCCCGGCTCCAGGTTAAGCCCAAGAATGGGTCTTCCGTCCTTGTCCAAAATCAAACCCACCGTAGTAGTCCGTTCGCCCGTTTGCCCTTGGACGAGGGCCACTTCCACACGCTTGCCGAGGCCACCCGCCACCAGCGTGTCACACACCAAGCGTCGCAAATCCGGTGGCACGTCTTCCGTTCGGCCCAATAATCTATCCGCCGCGTCACCGACCGTCCAAAATGCCCCACCGGGGGAATCGCTAAACGGGACGGCCCGTACACGCGTGACGAGGTTGGTGCCGTTCGCGAACGTCTCCGGAGTCGCGCCGGACTCCGGTGATCCGCTGAGCGTCGTGAATGGTGCATTCGGCGTCGCGTGGACACCATCGGTTGGCAACGGTTGGCCAGGTGTAACGCAGAGCAACAACAGTACGGCGGTAGCGAGGCATgggaatattatttttaacatattGCACTCGGCGCGCGAGGAGGAGGCCATCACAAAGGGCGCGCGCACCCAGGACCCACTGTCCGCACGCTGGTCTCTGGTGTGTGTGATggggacgcgcgcgcgtaccTTATTATTTTGATGTTAATTGGCTCGTTCTTTTTTAACCACGCTTTTTCGCGGGTGTACCACGACGGACCACTCGGGCCACTCGGGCCACTCGGcttttctctttcactctctctctctctttctctcttttggCTCGTTAGCTCCCCGTACAGTTTCACAACCAGCTCCAACCAGatttttccgttgcaaaaCACACGGAATTGCGATTTAAACCGCTAACCAAACGCACACGGAACCCGCCGAGCACAAAATTACGCTCGACAGGCTTTTAACAACTGGTCAGCGAGATGTTCTCGGCCAGATTCGATCGATCTGTTGCCGCCTCTCGATTCGATGCGGTACTAGGCTCGTGCAGGCCGCAGCACCGAAGAGTGAATGAATCGGGCGGATCAGCAGCGAACGCACAAGTGTCCGGCAGTCCGATGGCCCGGATGACTCACCGtggacaccagcagcagcagcagcaaccgcatcGGAGTGCCGTATGCGCCTCACGGGGTATTTTTGCGAGAAATGGACACACAATTTTCACGCACACGTCTTATGCGCACACACTTCTAACGAACCCATTCTCTTGCGCTGCGGTGGTACGGCGCGGGTACGGCACAACAATATAAACATTTCACTATCAACCCACCGTAACccactttttgtttgctccccGGTCCGGCACAAAGTGACCGGAGCCCCGACTGCTGAGGCCCGATTTTATCTCCTCGTACTCTGTTCAAGCACTTGACGTCGAGCGGCGTCCACGcagaggaaacaaaaaaaggagtACGCACGGCGAGCGCGAGTTCTGACCACCGCGTAAAGTGTCCCGAGAGAGTGCAGATCCGTGGCGGAGCGCAGAAACAACTTTTGCTACGGTCCGGTCACCAAAACAGTGCTTCTCCGACTGACACAACGAGCTTCTGACAGCTGTTCGGTaagcagccgccgccgagtgaGCCGCCGCCGTTCCCGTAGCAACAGCCGCCGGATTCCGGTTGTTTTGAATGCGCGATCGCTTCTGTTAACCCTCAACGTCGGCAGTCGAGAGAGATTCGGTGTAAAAATGATGGATGCTAAATTTGGATGGGTGATAAACTTTTTCGGTTTATCGGTGCATTCAACTCCGTACGAGGGCTTGCAAAACTTGCAAttaaaatgcactttttaGATCCGAATCACGTGCAAGGTACGGCAGGTGTATGACCGCCAAAAACAGGCGTCATGATGATGTCCTACGACTTTGCACATTATTTATTAAGGTGGGGTTTCTGGAGGGAACACAATTCTTCTAACAGTTCAGAAGAAACCGGTCCAGCGACTTCCACGAAAGTTTCCTCTGTGAAAAGGATGATGCAATAACGGCAGCATATGATATCACTCTTTGTTTCTCAAATCACCGTACCCATCGGCGTACATTTCTGGGACGCNNNNNNNNNNNNNNNNNNNNNNNNNNNNNNNNNNNNNNNNNNNNNNNNNNNNNNNNNNNNNNNNNNNNNNNNNNNNNNNNNNNNNNNNNNNNNNNNNNNNNNNNNNNNNNNNNNNNNNNNNNNNNNNNNNNNNNNNNNNNNNNNNNNNNNNNNNNNNNNNNNNNNNNNNNNNNNNNNNNNNNNNNNNNNNNNNNNNNNNNGCGTCCCAGAAATGTACGCCGATGGGTACGGTGAtttgagaaacaaacaaagagcagCTCGATCAGCTGGATCGCCCAAGCGCCGGCGAGGGTCGTGGTAAGAAGGGCGCGAAACAGGCCTCCCGTAAGCGCACGCTGAAGAAGTCGATCTACGAGATTTACGAGCCGAGTGAACTGAAGCGGGGTCACTTTACCGATTTGGACAATGAGGTACGGCGTGTCGATATACCGGAACGGTTGCAACTTCGTGATGTGCCGGTGACCGGCGTTGCCGAAGGTTCGGTCGAGCTCGAGGAAGAAGCCGAATGGATCTACACGCAAGCGTTCTGCAAACCGCACGTCTCCGATCAGGGCCCCGTCACTCGGAAGCCGCCCTCGAACGTACCAAAGATCAAGCAGGCACTCGACTTTATGCGCAACCAGCACCTGGAGGTCCCGTTCATCGCTTTCTATCGCAAGGAGTACGTGCAGCCCGACCTGAACATTAATGATCTGTGGAAGATCTACAAGTTCGACTCAATGTGGTGCCAACTGCTCGGGCGCAAAACGTCGCTGCAGCGGCTGTACGAGAACATGCGCAACTACCAACTGGACAAGTTGATGGAAACTCCGGACGCCCCCATACCGGAGGAAATGCGCGTCATACGGGACGAAGACTTGGAGCGGTTGCGAGCCGTTCAGTCACCGGAAGAGCTGAAGGATGTCCATTTGCACTTC encodes the following:
- the LOC131207183 gene encoding unextended protein; protein product: MLKIIFPCLATAVLLLLCVTPGQPLPTDGVHATPNAPFTTLSGSPESGATPETFANGTNLVTRVRAVPFSDSPGGAFWTVGDAADRLLGRTEDVPPDLRRLVCDTLVAGGLGKRVEVALVQGQTGERTTTVGLILDKDGRPILGLNLEPGGTLDCISGWGERIAIVFEYRDSRPKRNIDHHAGGSKNAIKRQPADTEQFSEPRIDGYRVEHSDKHLETEDGGVPSVHSNSPVMLRLFGTGITRGTVIIFTHEQQRHGGPCQVPVTEKFRVMEADASGTSGLVPVELPDVTKHKYFYLCAKYEATDPVSTATTATTTTQQVLDTVQPFIHQGSEPWMRMTSFTPFLPVWLALIIIGVCLVFSALFSGLNLGLMSLDRTDLKILCNTGTEQEKLYAKAIQPVRDHGNYLLCSILLGNVLVNSTFTILLDSLTSGLVAVICSTIAIVIFGEITPQAICSRHGLAVGAKTIFVTKCVMLITFPLSYPTSKILDYLLGEEIGNFYNRERLKELVKVTNDMNDLDKDEVNVISGVLELRKKTVSEVMTRLEDAFMLSLDAVLDFETITEIMKSGFSRIPVYEGDRQNIIALMYIKDLAFVDPDENYPLKTLCEFYRNPCHFVFYDLTLDVMFKEFKEGHKGHMAFVHRVNSEGEGDPFYETIGLVTLEDVIEELIQAEIIDETDVFTDNTRKVRRDRIKRQDFTVFAQSRDTNAQRLRISPQLTLATFQYLTTTVDAFKSDYVSDTILRRLLNQDIVHHIKFKGKEKNDARTSIITRGTQLDYFVLILEGRVEVTVGKENLIFESGPFTYFGVQALTQNVGYDFAGDTPQQIMGSLQSLNRDASLRHTFIPDYTVKAVTEVLHLQISRNLYLAAKRATLMERSQRMGSDQMDPLDAEVEKLLHSLDEDDHSITADTTNLTVHSGTKASKASSKAASPTMALNDHTNKTNFNVPTNNHTVLVHANLSSAAAVNENNIATSPTTGGSSTGTAAAGNRKSSDSTDPSSVPLLSKP